Within Clostridia bacterium, the genomic segment TTGGCGGCGATCCCGACAACTTCACCTATCCCCGTTACGATCTGGATATCACGTTCTTCCGCGTGTATGAGAACGATAAGCCGGTTAAGACCGACAACTACCTGAAATTCACGACCAAGCCGCTGAAGGAAGGCGACCTGATCTTCGTCTCCGGCCATCCGGGATCGACCGGACGCCTGCTTACGACGGCGCAGTTGGAGTACCTCCGCGACGTTGCTTATCCAAATCGCCTGAAGATGGCTGAGCGGAGCATCAAGCGCCTGATGGAATTCGGCGCAAAGTCACCCGAGAATGCCCGCGTCGCAGAGCGCGTGCTGTTCGGATATCAGAACTCCTTCAAGGCAATTACCGGGTACCAATCCGGCCTGCTCGACAAGAACCTGATGGCGAAGAAGGCTGCCGATGAGAAAGCGCTTCGCGCCTCGATCGAAAACGATCCTAAGCTGAAAGCTGAGTTCGGCACGGCATGGGATGAAATCGCGGCCGCAATGAAGTTCCAGCGCGACAACTTTGTCCGCAGCAGCTTCATGGGTGATGGAGCCATACCGGGCCGCATGGCCATGATCGCTCGCACCATCATTCGCGTCACCGAAGAGAAGACCAAGCCGAACGAGCAGCGTATGCGCGGCTACCAGGATGCAATGCTGCCCTCGCTCCAGGCGAACCTGATGTCGAGCGCGCCAATCTCCAAGGAATTGGAAGCGATGCAGGCAACCGAGTCGCTGCAGGAAATGGTCGCACAGATGGGCGCGGATAGCGCATACGTGAAAAGCGTTCTGGCCGGCAAGACGCCGGAAGAGCGCGCGAATGAACTCGTGATGGGTTCCAAGCTCGACGACATCACCGTTCGCAAGGAGCTCTACGAAGGCGGCAAGGCTGCCGTGGACGCTTCATCGGACCCGATGATCGTCTTGATGAAACAGCTCGATCCCGAAGCTCGCGCCATCCGCAAGGAAATAGAAGACAAGGTTGACGCCGTTGTCCGCAAGAACGGCGCGTTGATCGCAAAAGCCCGCTTTGCCAAGTACGGCACGGACTTCCCGCCCGATGCGACAGGCACGCTTCGCCTGAGCTATGGCGTGGTGAAGGGCTACATGGAGAATGGCAAAAAGATTCCCTTCCACACGACCATCGGCGAAGCCTTCGCCTACGAAACGAAGAACGGCGCCAAAATTCCTTACAAGCTGCCTGAAAGCTGGCACAAAGCGAAGTCCAAGCTCGACCTCAATACCTCGTATGACAGCGTGAATACGGCTGACATCATTGGCGGCAACTCCGGTTCCCCGACGGTGAACAAGGCTGGCGAAGTCGTCGGCATTATCTTCGACGGCAACATCCAGTCGCTGCCCGCCAACTTCATGTACGAAGACGTGATTGGCCGTTCGGTCATCACGGATTCGACGGCGGTGATCGAGACGCTGAACAAGGTGTACAACGCCAAGCCGCTGGTCGAAGAGCTGCTGGGATCGAAAGTCCCTGCCGCAAAGACAGCAGCCGCGGGAAACTAATCGACAAGACGAAGCCGAAATTAAGAACTTCGGCTTCATCTGAGCCGCGATCCTGAGCGCAGGATG encodes:
- a CDS encoding S46 family peptidase; the encoded protein is MKKKILFLAIVSIFLSTMSVADEGMWLYNAPPKAKIKAKYKFELTQPWLDNLRLSSVRAGGGSASFVSPDGLVFTNHHVGAGCVHNISTADKDYIKDGFYAATREQEPKCPGLEFQTLQEITDITKDVQDAAKPDMSAADAGSAQRMVMSKLERECSDASKNIRCETVTLYSGGMYHLYKYKKFTDVRLVMAPEFDIAFFGGDPDNFTYPRYDLDITFFRVYENDKPVKTDNYLKFTTKPLKEGDLIFVSGHPGSTGRLLTTAQLEYLRDVAYPNRLKMAERSIKRLMEFGAKSPENARVAERVLFGYQNSFKAITGYQSGLLDKNLMAKKAADEKALRASIENDPKLKAEFGTAWDEIAAAMKFQRDNFVRSSFMGDGAIPGRMAMIARTIIRVTEEKTKPNEQRMRGYQDAMLPSLQANLMSSAPISKELEAMQATESLQEMVAQMGADSAYVKSVLAGKTPEERANELVMGSKLDDITVRKELYEGGKAAVDASSDPMIVLMKQLDPEARAIRKEIEDKVDAVVRKNGALIAKARFAKYGTDFPPDATGTLRLSYGVVKGYMENGKKIPFHTTIGEAFAYETKNGAKIPYKLPESWHKAKSKLDLNTSYDSVNTADIIGGNSGSPTVNKAGEVVGIIFDGNIQSLPANFMYEDVIGRSVITDSTAVIETLNKVYNAKPLVEELLGSKVPAAKTAAAGN